In the genome of Streptomyces sp. NBC_00237, one region contains:
- a CDS encoding GMC family oxidoreductase produces MLPEDFDTEAFGYGRRWPLTYDALEPYYRAAERELGVAADAAEQREHAGLPLADDYVFPMRPLPASYLDRVLAERLDGRRVKDPVALSEAALRVVGTPHARNGIPNSAYEHGRGYVPRGAHGRPDPANRCVGNASCIPHCPSYAKYTPLKTQGRWSDSVRLRDRAVVSRVLVDGSGRATGVEYLSHDGTVAVAHADVVVLAAHAVENARLLLLSGLANRSDQVGRNLMDHPVLLTWSLLPHAVGPYRGPGSTSGFESFRAGPGRRVRAPFRIEIGNWGWAWSKGAVDGDVAQLISEQGLLGAELRRAVGDRISRQFTLQFEMEQSADPANRVTLHPHARDPLGLPRPLVTYDLDDHVKEGMVAARAVSDQIFALLGAEDHTDFTPPAAWPGRFDHDGRTYGYRGAGHAAGTHIMGDSPTASVVDSWQRCWDHPGLYAVGCGSMPSVATANPTLTMAALALRSAEGIEAELAARDRPAPLTSHTAHTPRTPRPPGGAPA; encoded by the coding sequence ATGCTGCCGGAGGACTTCGACACCGAAGCCTTCGGATACGGTCGGCGCTGGCCTCTCACGTACGACGCTCTGGAGCCCTACTACCGTGCGGCGGAACGTGAGTTGGGGGTGGCGGCGGATGCCGCCGAGCAGCGCGAGCACGCGGGGCTGCCGCTCGCCGACGACTACGTCTTCCCCATGCGGCCGCTTCCCGCCAGCTATCTGGACCGGGTCCTCGCGGAACGCCTCGACGGTCGGCGCGTCAAGGACCCGGTCGCCCTGAGCGAGGCGGCTCTGCGTGTGGTCGGCACCCCGCACGCGCGCAACGGCATCCCCAACTCCGCCTACGAACACGGCCGGGGCTACGTTCCGCGCGGGGCGCACGGGCGACCGGATCCGGCCAACCGATGCGTGGGCAACGCTTCGTGCATCCCGCACTGCCCTTCGTACGCGAAGTACACCCCGCTCAAGACCCAAGGGCGCTGGAGCGACTCGGTCCGGCTCCGGGACCGGGCGGTCGTCAGTCGTGTGCTGGTCGACGGGAGCGGCCGGGCAACGGGCGTGGAGTACCTGTCCCACGACGGCACGGTGGCCGTCGCGCACGCCGATGTCGTCGTGCTCGCCGCGCACGCCGTCGAGAACGCCCGGCTGCTCCTCCTGTCCGGGCTCGCCAACCGCAGCGACCAGGTCGGGCGCAATCTGATGGACCATCCGGTCCTGCTGACCTGGAGTCTGTTGCCGCACGCCGTCGGTCCCTACCGGGGGCCCGGCTCCACCTCCGGCTTCGAGAGCTTCCGGGCAGGACCCGGGCGCCGGGTGCGGGCGCCGTTCCGCATCGAGATCGGCAACTGGGGATGGGCCTGGTCCAAGGGGGCCGTCGACGGCGACGTCGCCCAACTCATATCCGAGCAGGGGCTGTTGGGGGCCGAGCTGCGGCGCGCCGTCGGCGACCGGATCAGCCGCCAGTTCACCCTTCAGTTCGAGATGGAGCAGAGCGCCGACCCCGCCAACCGCGTCACGCTCCACCCGCACGCGCGCGACCCTCTCGGACTGCCCCGGCCCCTGGTCACGTACGACCTCGACGACCACGTCAAGGAGGGAATGGTCGCCGCCCGGGCGGTCTCCGACCAGATCTTCGCGCTGCTCGGTGCCGAGGACCACACCGACTTCACTCCCCCGGCCGCCTGGCCGGGACGCTTCGACCACGACGGCCGTACCTACGGCTACCGCGGCGCGGGACACGCCGCCGGCACGCACATCATGGGCGACTCCCCGACCGCCTCGGTGGTCGACTCGTGGCAGCGCTGCTGGGACCATCCCGGCCTGTACGCCGTCGGCTGCGGCAGCATGCCGTCGGTCGCCACCGCCAACCCGACCCTGACCATGGCCGCGCTCGCGCTGCGCAGCGCGGAGGGCATCGAGGCCGAACTCGCGGCACGCGACCGCCCCGCACCTCTCACTTCTCACACCGCGCACACCCCTCGTACCCCGCGCCCTCCAGGAGGAGCACCCGCATGA
- a CDS encoding RNA polymerase sigma factor has product MELNDADPAVPVGGLSDRELWARAVDGDQEAFGRIFDRHGKTVYNHLFRRTADWSEAEDLTSTVFLHAWRRRSETVLDRDSALPWLLGIADGLLSNTRRRLRRAEALLRRLVSHDEPVGDHADRVVGLVDDERRMSEIHRALARLPRHERDVVELCVWSGLDQQAAAAALGVAVGTVKSRLHRARRRLGADLLAGAVVPVSFSAKNPVNAEEVAR; this is encoded by the coding sequence ATGGAACTGAACGACGCTGATCCCGCCGTGCCGGTCGGAGGACTGTCCGACCGAGAACTGTGGGCGAGGGCCGTCGACGGTGACCAGGAGGCATTCGGCCGGATCTTCGACCGCCACGGGAAGACCGTCTACAACCACCTGTTCCGGCGCACGGCCGACTGGTCCGAGGCCGAAGACCTCACGTCGACGGTGTTCCTGCATGCCTGGCGTCGGCGTTCGGAGACGGTCCTCGACCGCGACTCGGCCTTGCCGTGGCTGCTGGGCATCGCCGACGGACTGCTGTCGAACACCAGGCGGCGGCTGAGGCGGGCCGAGGCGTTGCTGCGTCGGCTCGTCTCCCACGACGAGCCGGTGGGCGACCACGCGGACCGCGTCGTCGGCCTGGTCGACGACGAGCGCCGCATGTCGGAAATCCACCGGGCGTTGGCGCGGCTGCCGCGCCACGAACGCGACGTCGTCGAGCTCTGCGTGTGGTCGGGCCTGGATCAGCAGGCGGCCGCGGCAGCGCTGGGGGTGGCGGTGGGAACCGTGAAGTCCAGGCTGCACCGGGCCCGGCGGAGGCTGGGCGCCGACCTCCTGGCCGGAGCTGTCGTTCCGGTGTCGTTCAGTGCCAAGAATCCCGTCAACGCGGAAGAGGTCGCACGATGA